From the Drosophila suzukii chromosome 2 unlocalized genomic scaffold, CBGP_Dsuzu_IsoJpt1.0 scf_2c, whole genome shotgun sequence genome, one window contains:
- the LOC139354072 gene encoding NADPH--cytochrome P450 reductase-like codes for MGVATTYLRNKQPQSGEKVKVPIFIRKSQFRLPTKPETPIIMVGPGTGLAPFRGFIQERQHLRDEGKSVGESILYFGCRKRSEDYIYEAELEVWVKKGTLNLRAALSRDQSKKVYVQHLLEQDADLIWNVIGESKGHFYICGDAKNMAVDVRNILMKILSTKGNISEVDAVQYIKKMEAQKRYSADVWS; via the exons ATGGGAGTGGCCACTACTTATTTGAGGAATAAGCAACCCCAGAGCGGCGAGAAAGTAAAGGTGCCAATATTTATTCGCAAGTCGCAGTTCCGTCTACCTACGAAGCCTGAGACGCCTATCATAATGGTGGGACCGGGAACGGGTTTGGCCCCCTTTCGCGGTTTCATTCAGGAACGACAGCACCTGCGCGATGAGGGCAAGAGCGTGGGCGAGTCGATCCTTTACTTTGGCTGTCGTAAGCGCAGCGAGGACTACATCTACGAAGCCGAGTTGGAGGTGTGGGTTAAGAAGGGTACACTTAACTTGAGGGCCGCCCTTTCACGTGACCAGTCAAAGAAGGTTTATGTACAGCACCTGCTTGAACAGGATGCAGATTTAATATGGAACGTAATTGGCGAGAGCAAAGGGCACTTCTACATATGCGG TGATGCGAAGAACATGGCGGTGGACGTAAGAaacattttaatgaagattCTGTCCACTAAAGGAAACATAAGCGAGGTTGACGCCGTGCAGTATATCAAGAAGATGGAGGCTCAGAAGCGCTACTCGGCCGATGTCTGGAGCTAA
- the LOC139354412 gene encoding NADPH--cytochrome P450 reductase-like, whose amino-acid sequence MLLAETHLTSKYNFQVRGYTSNCLDHPDGKVHGGTEILVRNRIEQQQQIICEVLLFNSTLKPKWTYGSQLWGTQQWSQSLGHHGKERYQSWIQDACRNVIHILEDVKSCRPPIDHVCELLPRLQPRYYSISSSAKVHPTDVHITAVLVEYKSPTGRTNMGVATTYLRNKQPQSGEKVKVPIFIRKSQFRLPTKPETPIIMVGPGTGLAPFRGFIQERQHLRDEGKSVGESILYFGCRKRSEDYIYEAELEEWVKKGTLNLRAAFSRDQS is encoded by the exons ATGCTGTTGGCAGAAACGCATCTTACAAgtaaatacaacttccaagtAAGAGGATACACTTCGAATTGCTTAGATCATCCGGATGGTAAAGTGCACGGTGGTACCGAAATCTTAGTGAGGAACCGGAtcgaacaacaacaacaaattaTTTGCGAG GTTCTGCTCTTCAATTCCACTCTTAAGCCCAAGTGGACTTACGGCTCCCAGCTTTGGGGAACGCAGCAATGGTCACAATCcctggggcaccatg GGAAAGAAAGGTATCAAAGCTGGATCCAAGACGCGTGCCGCAACGTTATCCACATTCTGGAAGATGTCAAGTCCTGCCGCCCTCCCATAGACCACGTCTGCGAACTGCTTCCCCGGTTACAGCCCCGTTACTATTCCATCTCCTCATCTGCTAAAGTACATCCCACAGATGTGCATATTACAGCCGTCCTAGTAGAATATAAGAGTCCAACAGGACGTACCAATATGGGAGTGGCCACTACTTATTTGAGGAATAAGCAACCCCAGAGCGGCGAGAAAGTAAAGGTGCCAATATTTATTCGCAAGTCGCAGTTCCGTCTACCTACGAAGCCTGAGACGCCTATCATAATGGTGGGACCGGGAACGGGTTTGGCCCCCTTTCGCGGTTTCATTCAGGAACGACAGCACCTGCGCGATGAGGGCAAGAGCGTGGGCGAGTCGATCCTTTACTTTGGCTGTCGTAAGCGCAGCGAGGACTACATCTACGAAGCCGAGTTGGAGGAGTGGGTTAAGAAGGGTACACTTAACTTGAGGGCCGCCTTTTCACGTGACCAGTCATAG